A single genomic interval of Croceibacter atlanticus HTCC2559 harbors:
- a CDS encoding 4'-phosphopantetheinyl transferase family protein, translating to MPLYKTITLDEVTKVLIWKIEEDFEWLSKDVKLTTHCQNRVDGMKSVLHKRGFMSVRHLLLEAGYTDFDLFYDEFGKPHLKDGKEISITHSYNFSGIIVGNSPVGIDIEKQREKILRIARKFTPIEEYRTLANDEAVMRKLTIVWCAKEAIYKLYNKQGLGFLEHINVRDFDFEILKTTAEVNFEDAHSEYTIDFLEFEGFTCGYALPKA from the coding sequence ATGCCTCTTTATAAAACTATAACACTTGATGAAGTTACTAAAGTCCTCATTTGGAAGATTGAAGAGGATTTTGAGTGGCTATCTAAAGATGTAAAGTTAACAACACATTGCCAAAATAGAGTAGATGGCATGAAATCTGTATTGCACAAGCGTGGTTTTATGAGTGTTAGGCATTTACTTTTAGAAGCTGGTTATACAGATTTTGATTTGTTTTATGATGAGTTTGGAAAACCACATCTTAAAGATGGAAAAGAAATCTCCATCACACACAGTTACAATTTTAGCGGAATTATAGTCGGTAACTCTCCAGTAGGAATAGATATTGAAAAACAGCGCGAGAAAATTCTTCGTATCGCGAGAAAATTTACACCTATTGAAGAGTACAGAACTCTGGCAAATGATGAAGCAGTCATGCGAAAGCTAACAATAGTTTGGTGTGCCAAAGAAGCTATTTATAAACTTTACAATAAGCAAGGTCTTGGCTTTTTAGAACATATAAATGTAAGAGACTTTGATTTTGAGATCCTGAAAACAACTGCTGAAGTTAATTTTGAAGATGCCCACTCAGAATACACAATAGATTTTTTAGAGTTTGAAGGATTTACTTGTGGATATGCATTACCTAAAGCTTAG
- a CDS encoding phosphoglycerol geranylgeranyltransferase has protein sequence MKPQRSNTLYKAFLEGQELFAILIDPDKTQPKQLPQHLKKLPNQTTHIFVGGSTVQKDQTEPLVKALKQHTTLPVFLFPGDASQITNTADALLFLSLLSGRNPEFLIEQHVKAIPKLISTNLEIIPTAYLLIDGGIKTAVQRVSNTKPMAQNNIDAIVNTALAAEFSGKKLIYLEAGSGAKQFVNPEIVRAVSRVVSIPIIVGGGLRDNNTIAEIYKAGATMVVVGTAFENNSFKS, from the coding sequence TTGAAACCTCAGAGAAGTAACACTTTATATAAAGCTTTTTTAGAAGGACAAGAGTTATTTGCAATTCTTATAGATCCAGACAAAACCCAACCAAAGCAATTACCGCAACATCTTAAAAAACTACCCAACCAAACTACGCACATATTTGTTGGAGGCAGCACTGTACAGAAAGACCAAACAGAACCATTAGTAAAAGCACTAAAACAACATACAACGTTACCAGTGTTTTTATTTCCTGGTGATGCATCTCAAATTACCAATACAGCAGATGCTTTATTGTTTCTTTCTTTGTTATCTGGTAGAAATCCAGAGTTTTTAATTGAACAACACGTTAAGGCTATACCAAAATTAATATCGACTAACCTAGAGATTATACCTACAGCATATTTATTAATAGATGGCGGCATAAAAACAGCTGTACAGCGTGTAAGCAACACAAAACCAATGGCTCAAAATAATATTGATGCAATTGTAAATACAGCTTTAGCAGCAGAGTTTTCTGGAAAAAAACTAATTTACCTTGAAGCTGGTAGTGGCGCTAAGCAATTTGTAAACCCTGAAATAGTTAGGGCAGTATCACGCGTAGTTTCTATTCCTATTATTGTTGGTGGTGGTTTAAGAGATAACAATACTATAGCAGAAATTTATAAGGCAGGAGCAACCATGGTTGTTGTTGGTACTGCTTTTGAAAACAATTCATTTAAAAGTTAA
- a CDS encoding translocation/assembly module TamB domain-containing protein, whose amino-acid sequence MTKEKEHNDPKQKRPLWNRILRIFLKFLAVLILLFIILVLVVRSEWGQNLIVSKAVNYVFNKTNTKVDIEKLFITFDGDIQLDGLYLEDKKGDTLVYSKSLEAGIPLWEAINGNIGIDNVDWKGLRANIIRQDSINGFNYEFLVNAFTPTDTTTTATDKDAQFPEISIGTINFKDFKVKFIDEVSGIDSKLNLGEFNLDMDEFDLNQMRFEIDNVSLKNTAASFTQTKSVPETEDLNESPKPYISIGKLSLEKVKGTFESVPNKLFADANIGELILKLDEADLLKNTVDVSQLSLNSTSLLFKIEDTQEDEDEVSNPTVSQPFEWPIWTVNVDGIKMSDNNISYFKNNAVSKRGVFNPDAIIINDFNFEAEDLQLKEKSALASINNLQFTEVSGIQLKETNLNLTVTDTEATVSDLNLEVNNNFLRGRLKLDYNNIASAIETPENATINLDIPNLIVNVNDAFLFQPELKQNEYLRALSKKNISGSLRMYGLLSDVNIPNARINWGNSTSISVKGRIQNATDVENLQLNIPTYIVNSTKTDLNQFVVEDSLGVSIPKDIQIKGSLRGMLNDITTDSRIVTTDGNVTINGNFKNANAIAFNAFVETDSLKLGKILKNDQLNTLNLTLNANGSGSTINTLNANVSANIRDFKYANYTYDTIALQGELKDGQGPINLDYKDENLNLKLKSIVTLDSVSPQIDATLDLVGADLQALGLTKRNIKTAFQFNVNFEGNADTFDARATIHDAVSVYDNQTYLIGELTANTFVRPDTTYLKVDNRMLNLELESNANPTQTTTAITEHINTYLSKQELPDSLKFVKLKLKGKLTDAPVLKDVFLADLRQLDTVNIDVNFSAEKRNLVAKVEAPFINYADNELDSLAFNLNSSRDSLTFNFGLKSLKAGPIAIKRTEILGEVSNDSLKLDFLAYNDTEKLIHLKPEFFRQGDSLSVHINPSDLTLNAKPWSIPANNRLRYIDNVLDIDDFILSNEGQSVTISNKKPNVTKDHLGIDFKGFKLSSILSYLNPDKVLAKGELNGEVVLEEPFGQSGLLADLSIQRFRVMDVDLNTLTLKANSSGGDKYNLDMLVNGGAVNLQLKGDYLAKTTGAELDLNLDIKEFKMKALEGFSQEQIKNASGSFKGNIAVSGTTTDPQYEGDLNFNDAKFNVAQLNAGFQLGNETLRLDNAGLYFDNFKIADEKKNTFTVDGDVFTESLINPAFNLSFKAKDFKVLNSTKEDNDLYYGTAIFDLDATLNGDLELPKLNATLNVGSETNVTYVLPPSQVAVESRDGVVIFVNKDNPDSILTQTQEEESAIISGFDIKTNIKVGKEAVVNVIIDEQTGDNLRIQGDADLKFNIYPNGRTTLTGRYTVNDGHYELSLYNLVKRRFELRKGSTITWAGDPLDATLDASAIYRVKTSASALMASTTSGADISTKQRFRQELPFLVYLNVDGQLDEPKLTFDINLPEDEQGAIGGQVYGRLQQLNQQENELNKQVFSLLVLNRFFPDTGSDGSGGGTASIARDNINQALSDQLNVYADKLLGNTGVELDFGLDSYTDYQGNSPTERTTLDVAAQKKFLDDRLVVRVGSEVDVQGSSNTQGDGSTTPLVGNVSIEYLITENGKYRLKGFRRNQFENVIDGQLIVSGLAIIFTQEFNKFDELFKNFLSSRTGADAKKEEETKVEEEKEKVNKDNE is encoded by the coding sequence TTGACTAAAGAAAAAGAGCATAACGATCCAAAACAAAAGCGACCACTTTGGAACCGCATATTGAGAATTTTTTTAAAATTCTTAGCTGTACTCATTTTACTATTTATTATTCTTGTTTTAGTAGTTAGAAGTGAATGGGGACAAAACCTAATTGTAAGCAAGGCTGTAAATTATGTATTTAATAAAACAAATACTAAAGTAGATATAGAAAAACTCTTTATCACTTTTGATGGCGATATACAGTTAGATGGCTTGTACTTAGAAGATAAAAAAGGAGACACACTCGTATACTCTAAATCTTTAGAAGCCGGCATACCACTTTGGGAAGCTATTAATGGAAATATTGGGATAGATAATGTAGACTGGAAAGGCCTACGTGCCAACATTATTAGACAAGACTCCATAAATGGATTTAATTATGAGTTTCTAGTTAATGCCTTTACTCCAACAGATACCACTACAACTGCAACAGATAAAGACGCTCAGTTTCCAGAGATTAGTATTGGGACCATAAACTTTAAGGATTTTAAGGTAAAGTTTATTGATGAGGTAAGTGGGATAGACAGCAAGCTTAACTTAGGCGAATTTAATCTAGATATGGATGAATTTGATCTAAATCAAATGCGTTTTGAGATAGATAATGTCTCACTAAAAAACACAGCAGCTTCATTTACACAAACTAAAAGTGTCCCAGAAACAGAAGATCTAAATGAGTCTCCTAAACCCTACATATCTATAGGAAAGTTATCCCTAGAAAAAGTTAAAGGAACTTTTGAATCTGTTCCTAACAAACTTTTTGCAGATGCTAATATTGGTGAATTAATTTTAAAATTAGATGAGGCAGACTTGCTCAAAAACACTGTCGATGTATCTCAGCTTTCATTAAACTCTACTTCACTTTTATTTAAAATAGAGGATACTCAAGAAGATGAAGATGAGGTCTCTAACCCTACAGTATCACAACCTTTTGAGTGGCCAATCTGGACTGTAAATGTAGACGGTATTAAAATGAGTGATAATAACATATCCTATTTTAAGAACAATGCAGTGTCTAAACGTGGTGTATTTAATCCTGATGCCATTATTATTAATGACTTTAATTTTGAAGCAGAAGACCTTCAATTAAAAGAAAAATCTGCATTAGCAAGTATTAATAATCTTCAATTTACAGAAGTATCTGGCATACAGTTAAAAGAAACTAATTTAAATCTAACGGTTACAGATACAGAAGCTACTGTTTCAGATTTAAACCTTGAGGTAAATAATAACTTCTTAAGAGGTCGCTTAAAGTTAGACTACAATAACATAGCTTCAGCAATAGAAACTCCTGAAAATGCAACTATAAATTTAGATATACCAAACCTTATAGTTAATGTAAATGATGCTTTTCTGTTTCAACCAGAATTAAAACAAAACGAATACTTGCGTGCTTTAAGTAAAAAAAATATTTCTGGATCTCTAAGGATGTATGGGTTATTGAGTGATGTTAATATTCCTAATGCACGTATAAATTGGGGGAATTCAACATCTATTTCAGTTAAGGGACGCATTCAAAATGCTACAGACGTAGAAAACCTTCAGCTTAATATCCCGACGTATATAGTAAACTCAACCAAAACAGATTTAAACCAATTTGTAGTTGAAGATTCTTTGGGTGTAAGTATTCCTAAGGACATTCAGATTAAAGGAAGTTTGCGCGGTATGTTGAATGATATCACAACAGATTCTCGAATTGTAACAACTGACGGTAATGTTACTATTAATGGAAACTTTAAGAATGCAAACGCTATTGCATTTAATGCTTTTGTTGAAACAGATAGTCTTAAGCTTGGTAAGATTTTAAAGAATGACCAACTAAACACACTTAACTTAACCCTAAACGCAAATGGAAGTGGTAGTACTATTAATACGTTAAATGCTAATGTTAGCGCAAATATTAGAGACTTTAAATACGCCAATTACACCTATGATACAATTGCTTTGCAAGGCGAATTAAAAGATGGGCAAGGTCCTATTAATCTAGACTACAAGGATGAGAATTTAAACTTGAAGTTAAAATCTATAGTGACTTTAGATTCTGTTTCACCACAAATAGATGCAACTTTAGACCTTGTTGGAGCAGATTTGCAGGCACTCGGTCTAACTAAACGCAATATTAAAACGGCGTTTCAATTTAATGTTAACTTTGAAGGAAATGCAGATACGTTTGATGCTCGAGCAACAATTCACGATGCTGTAAGTGTATACGACAACCAAACCTATCTCATAGGTGAGCTAACAGCAAATACATTTGTAAGACCAGATACAACCTATCTTAAGGTAGATAACAGGATGTTGAATTTAGAATTAGAATCTAATGCAAACCCAACACAAACAACTACTGCAATTACAGAACATATAAACACCTATCTATCTAAACAAGAACTACCAGACAGCTTAAAGTTTGTAAAGCTTAAGCTGAAAGGTAAATTAACCGATGCACCTGTATTAAAAGATGTGTTTTTAGCAGATTTACGACAACTAGATACTGTTAATATAGATGTAAACTTTAGTGCAGAAAAACGAAACCTTGTCGCAAAAGTTGAAGCTCCATTTATAAATTATGCAGACAATGAACTAGATAGTCTGGCATTTAACCTTAACTCTTCGAGAGACAGCTTAACCTTCAATTTTGGATTAAAATCTTTAAAAGCTGGACCTATTGCTATAAAACGCACTGAGATTTTAGGTGAGGTTTCTAACGATTCCTTAAAGCTAGATTTCTTAGCCTATAATGATACAGAAAAGCTCATTCACTTAAAACCAGAATTTTTTAGACAAGGTGATAGCTTAAGTGTACATATAAACCCTTCAGACCTAACATTAAATGCCAAACCTTGGAGTATTCCTGCTAATAATAGGCTTAGGTATATAGATAATGTATTAGATATCGATGACTTTATACTTAGTAATGAAGGGCAATCTGTTACAATAAGCAACAAGAAACCTAACGTAACCAAAGACCATTTAGGCATAGATTTTAAGGGCTTCAAACTTTCCAGCATTTTAAGTTACTTAAACCCAGATAAGGTATTGGCAAAAGGAGAACTTAATGGAGAGGTTGTTTTAGAAGAACCTTTTGGACAATCTGGTCTCCTTGCAGATTTATCTATACAGCGATTTCGTGTTATGGATGTAGATTTAAATACTTTAACCTTAAAAGCTAATTCTTCTGGTGGTGATAAGTACAATCTAGATATGCTTGTAAACGGTGGCGCTGTAAACTTGCAGTTAAAAGGAGATTATCTAGCAAAAACCACAGGAGCAGAACTAGATTTAAACTTAGATATTAAAGAGTTTAAAATGAAAGCTTTAGAAGGTTTTAGTCAAGAGCAAATTAAAAATGCCAGCGGTAGTTTTAAAGGTAATATAGCCGTTTCTGGAACAACGACAGATCCTCAATATGAAGGAGACCTTAATTTTAATGATGCTAAATTTAACGTCGCTCAACTTAATGCAGGCTTTCAATTAGGTAATGAAACATTGCGTTTAGATAATGCGGGTCTGTATTTTGATAATTTCAAGATAGCAGATGAAAAAAAGAATACTTTTACTGTAGATGGCGATGTATTTACAGAGTCGTTAATAAACCCTGCGTTCAACCTGAGTTTTAAGGCAAAAGATTTTAAAGTACTCAATTCAACAAAAGAAGATAATGATCTTTATTATGGTACTGCAATATTCGATTTAGATGCTACATTAAATGGTGATTTAGAGCTACCAAAACTAAATGCTACGCTAAATGTAGGATCAGAAACCAATGTAACATACGTATTGCCACCAAGTCAAGTTGCGGTGGAGAGTCGAGATGGCGTAGTTATTTTTGTAAACAAAGACAATCCAGACTCAATTCTTACACAAACCCAAGAAGAAGAATCTGCCATAATATCTGGTTTCGATATAAAGACCAACATAAAAGTTGGAAAAGAAGCTGTGGTAAATGTAATTATAGATGAGCAAACAGGAGACAACTTGCGTATACAAGGTGATGCCGATTTAAAATTCAATATTTATCCAAATGGTCGTACTACACTAACAGGTCGCTATACAGTTAATGATGGGCACTATGAACTAAGTTTATACAACTTAGTGAAACGCCGTTTTGAACTGAGAAAAGGCAGTACTATAACTTGGGCAGGAGATCCTTTAGATGCAACTCTAGATGCAAGTGCAATATATAGAGTTAAAACATCTGCTTCTGCATTAATGGCAAGCACAACATCTGGAGCAGACATTTCTACAAAACAACGTTTCCGTCAAGAATTGCCCTTTTTAGTGTATTTAAATGTTGATGGCCAATTAGATGAACCAAAGTTAACCTTCGATATTAATTTACCAGAAGATGAGCAAGGTGCTATAGGAGGTCAAGTATATGGACGTTTGCAACAATTAAATCAGCAAGAAAATGAGTTAAATAAGCAAGTGTTTTCACTGTTAGTTCTTAACCGTTTTTTTCCAGATACAGGCAGTGATGGTAGTGGTGGTGGTACAGCAAGTATTGCGAGAGATAACATAAATCAAGCTTTAAGTGACCAGTTAAACGTTTATGCCGATAAGCTTTTAGGAAATACAGGTGTAGAGCTGGACTTTGGATTAGACAGTTATACAGATTATCAAGGAAACAGTCCAACAGAACGCACCACGCTTGATGTGGCTGCACAAAAGAAATTTTTAGACGACCGCTTAGTAGTTCGCGTAGGTAGTGAAGTAGATGTACAAGGAAGCAGTAATACACAAGGTGACGGCAGCACAACACCATTAGTTGGTAATGTAAGTATAGAGTATTTAATAACCGAAAATGGTAAATATAGACTTAAAGGATTTCGAAGAAATCAGTTTGAGAATGTTATAGACGGCCAACTCATTGTTAGCGGTCTTGCCATTATTTTCACTCAAGAGTTTAATAAGTTCGATGAGTTATTTAAAAACTTCTTGAGCAGTAGAACAGGTGCTGATGCAAAAAAAGAAGAAGAAACCAAAGTTGAAGAAGAGAAAGAAAAAGTGAATAAAGACAATGAGTAA
- the tamL gene encoding translocation and assembly module lipoprotein TamL, with the protein MKSHIHTYKLLTLLIAIGLLTSCSAERFVPEGKFLYDGAEVFIVNDTIVQDDATVQTQLEAILRPEPNTKFLGNRPGLTYYYKAQREKSGFLNKWLNKKFGEEPVYLDNVQPLEVEDIIKNRLENMGFFYTEANYETYRDSANKSATLSYSVKLKQPYKLQSYQLDSDSLLIYQPIKSTLGDSPLKKGNRFDLGLMKLERERIDRELKQRGYYNFNSGFLIFEADTNRYDAKKFDLFVRLKKDVPKKSIIPYKIRNVNIYPNYVQGNDTTSQDSVRYADKNFIQSENFFKPKRLDPYILLEEGNLYDPVASRNTSRRLAGIGAYKFVNIDYKEIDTLATDSLGILDANIYLSPLNKRALRAELQAVTKSNNFAGPNLALTFTNRNLFQGGETLNITGKVGYETQFASGENAGLSSITLGLGADLIFPRLLFPVTISKNYFKYDIPKTKISLEGDYLNRSQLYSITSGSATFGYLWNANKYVTHELNPISIQYTKLGSTTDEFNQILEDNPFLQNSFEQQFIAGLTYSFYYSEMASRRTHQFYLNTNLDVAGNTVSLFGQEGDNGKDEFLGLEYAQYAKLDIDVRYHFNFGKEQKIATRFFAGYGLPYGNSEVLPFTKQFFSGGPYSVRAFRTRSLGPGTFPLNSEDDREDTFFDQSGNVRLEANIEYRYPIFGVVKGAVFADAGNVWNTNNDETSLPGGEFSSSFINELGIGVGTGVRVDIQGFVIRLDYAVPIHTPFKPEGERYGFEIDNSVLNFAIGYPF; encoded by the coding sequence TTGAAATCACACATACATACATACAAACTTCTTACACTATTAATTGCTATTGGACTTCTTACTAGCTGTAGTGCAGAACGTTTCGTGCCTGAAGGAAAATTTCTTTATGACGGTGCAGAAGTTTTTATTGTAAATGATACAATTGTACAAGATGATGCAACGGTACAAACTCAATTAGAAGCAATTTTAAGACCAGAACCTAACACCAAATTTTTAGGTAACAGGCCTGGTTTAACCTACTATTATAAAGCACAGCGTGAAAAATCAGGTTTTTTAAATAAATGGTTAAATAAAAAATTTGGAGAAGAACCAGTATACTTAGATAATGTACAACCATTGGAGGTTGAAGATATTATTAAAAACAGATTAGAGAATATGGGTTTCTTTTATACAGAGGCCAACTATGAGACCTATAGAGATTCAGCAAATAAAAGCGCAACGCTTAGCTATTCTGTAAAGCTGAAACAACCCTACAAGCTACAAAGCTATCAACTAGATTCAGACTCATTATTAATATACCAACCTATAAAATCTACATTAGGAGATTCGCCACTTAAAAAAGGGAATCGGTTTGATCTTGGGTTAATGAAGTTGGAGCGAGAACGCATAGATAGAGAACTAAAACAACGAGGTTATTATAATTTCAATTCTGGATTCTTAATTTTTGAAGCAGATACAAATAGATATGATGCTAAAAAATTCGACCTGTTTGTTAGGCTTAAAAAAGACGTGCCTAAAAAATCTATAATTCCATATAAAATTAGAAATGTAAACATATATCCTAACTATGTACAAGGCAATGATACCACTTCTCAAGACTCCGTAAGATATGCCGATAAAAACTTTATACAGTCTGAAAATTTCTTTAAACCTAAACGCTTAGACCCATATATACTTTTAGAAGAAGGTAATTTGTATGATCCCGTAGCATCTAGAAATACAAGTAGACGACTGGCTGGTATTGGTGCCTATAAATTTGTGAATATAGATTATAAGGAGATAGACACATTAGCAACAGATAGTTTAGGCATTTTAGATGCCAATATTTATCTGTCTCCATTAAATAAACGTGCTTTAAGAGCCGAGTTACAAGCGGTAACTAAGTCTAACAACTTTGCTGGTCCTAACCTAGCATTAACCTTTACCAACCGTAATCTTTTTCAAGGAGGTGAAACCTTAAATATTACGGGAAAAGTAGGATATGAAACACAATTTGCAAGTGGAGAAAATGCTGGTTTAAGTAGCATAACTTTAGGTTTGGGAGCCGACTTAATTTTTCCTCGACTATTGTTTCCTGTAACAATTAGTAAGAATTACTTTAAATACGATATTCCTAAAACCAAGATTAGTTTAGAAGGAGATTATCTAAATAGAAGTCAGTTATACAGTATAACATCTGGTTCTGCAACTTTTGGATATTTATGGAATGCTAATAAGTATGTAACACACGAGCTTAACCCCATATCTATACAATACACAAAGCTTGGAAGCACTACAGATGAATTTAACCAGATTTTAGAAGACAACCCATTTTTACAAAACAGTTTTGAGCAACAGTTTATAGCAGGTTTAACCTACTCTTTTTATTATAGCGAAATGGCCTCTCGTAGGACGCATCAATTTTATTTAAATACAAATTTAGATGTTGCAGGAAATACCGTTAGTCTGTTTGGCCAAGAAGGTGACAATGGTAAAGACGAATTTTTAGGATTGGAGTATGCCCAATATGCAAAGTTAGACATAGATGTGCGTTACCATTTTAACTTTGGAAAAGAACAGAAAATAGCAACTCGCTTTTTTGCTGGTTATGGCTTGCCTTATGGAAATAGTGAGGTACTACCTTTTACAAAACAATTTTTTTCTGGAGGTCCTTACAGTGTTCGTGCTTTTAGAACACGTAGTTTAGGTCCAGGAACTTTTCCCTTAAATAGCGAAGACGATAGGGAAGACACATTTTTTGATCAAAGTGGTAATGTAAGATTAGAAGCAAATATAGAATACCGCTATCCTATATTTGGTGTAGTTAAAGGAGCTGTCTTTGCAGATGCTGGAAATGTTTGGAATACAAATAATGATGAAACGTCATTACCTGGCGGCGAGTTTTCTTCAAGCTTTATTAATGAGTTAGGAATTGGAGTAGGCACAGGCGTTCGCGTGGATATACAAGGCTTTGTAATTCGCTTAGATTATGCAGTGCCAATACATACACCTTTTAAGCCTGAAGGTGAACGTTATGGATTTGAAATAGATAACTCTGTACTAAACTTTGCTATTGGATACCCTTTCTAA
- a CDS encoding phenylacetate--CoA ligase family protein, with product MIPEIETQSAVKIKMFQELKLKEMLSYISEHSTYYKNLFKSENIKPSLIQTLEDLTHLPVTTKEDLQQHNNQFICVPNHKIVDYVTTSGTLGEPVIFALTDKDLDRLAYNEAISFACSGVQKDDVLQLMTTIDRRFMAGLAYFLGSRKLGSGIIRVGSGIPELQWDTIKKFKPTYLICVPSFLLKLIEFANQHDISLKDTGVKGAICIGEPIRNDDFSLNVLSEKITSAWDIELYSTYASTEMSTAFNECSEHQGGHHHPELIIAEILDAKNNPVKNGEVGELTITTLGVEAMPLLRFKTGDMVKAHTEPCSCGRNTMRLGPVVGRKKQMIKYKGTTLYPPAMYNVLNHFNEISCFVIEISHNDLGTDEILIKIATEHPSEAFLQEIKDHFRAKLRVLPRVEFHDKASLNAIRFPKMSRKPIDLIDLRP from the coding sequence ATGATTCCAGAAATTGAAACGCAATCTGCGGTTAAAATAAAAATGTTTCAGGAATTGAAACTTAAAGAAATGTTGTCCTACATTTCTGAGCATTCTACATATTATAAGAACCTTTTTAAAAGTGAAAACATTAAGCCATCGTTAATACAAACACTTGAAGATTTAACACATTTACCAGTAACAACTAAAGAAGACCTACAGCAACACAACAACCAATTTATCTGTGTTCCAAATCATAAGATTGTAGATTATGTAACAACTTCTGGCACATTAGGCGAGCCCGTAATATTTGCACTAACAGATAAAGATTTAGATAGATTAGCATATAACGAGGCTATTTCTTTTGCATGTAGCGGTGTGCAAAAAGATGATGTCTTACAATTAATGACCACTATAGATCGAAGATTTATGGCAGGCTTGGCCTATTTTTTAGGGAGCCGCAAGCTTGGTTCTGGAATCATACGAGTAGGTTCTGGTATTCCAGAATTACAATGGGATACCATTAAGAAGTTTAAGCCTACATATCTTATCTGTGTGCCTTCTTTTTTATTAAAGCTTATTGAGTTTGCAAATCAACATGATATTAGTTTAAAAGATACTGGAGTAAAAGGCGCTATTTGTATTGGTGAACCTATAAGAAATGATGATTTTTCGTTAAATGTATTGTCTGAAAAGATAACGTCTGCTTGGGATATAGAGCTATACTCTACATATGCCTCCACAGAAATGAGTACTGCCTTTAATGAGTGCTCAGAACACCAAGGAGGACATCATCATCCTGAACTTATTATTGCAGAAATATTAGACGCAAAGAATAATCCCGTTAAGAATGGTGAGGTTGGAGAACTTACTATAACTACTTTAGGTGTAGAGGCAATGCCATTATTACGTTTTAAAACCGGAGATATGGTTAAAGCACATACAGAACCTTGTTCTTGTGGAAGAAACACTATGCGTTTAGGACCAGTTGTAGGAAGAAAAAAACAAATGATTAAATATAAAGGCACCACATTGTATCCGCCAGCAATGTATAATGTACTTAATCACTTTAATGAAATATCTTGTTTTGTGATTGAAATTTCTCACAATGATTTAGGAACAGATGAAATATTAATTAAAATAGCTACAGAACATCCTTCTGAAGCATTTCTGCAAGAGATTAAAGATCATTTTAGAGCAAAACTTCGTGTGTTGCCACGCGTTGAGTTTCATGATAAAGCATCTTTAAACGCTATTCGGTTTCCTAAAATGAGCAGAAAACCAATTGATTTAATTGATTTAAGGCCTTAG